A genomic segment from Fundulus heteroclitus isolate FHET01 chromosome 6, MU-UCD_Fhet_4.1, whole genome shotgun sequence encodes:
- the zgc:153913 gene encoding carboxypeptidase N subunit 2 — MDKQLGQTLLLVLLLCQIGTSDWQNVCPYKCHCFTPLQVLCAEERMSSFPRNISRQVREVIIMTSSVSYLFSHSLMESPQLTRLIFLNNALRSIHLNAFELLTELQELELSGNPPLDHLLPGTFSKQEKLTKLLLNYNSFKTVRPGMFDSLKQLEVLQMKSNILSDLPPFLFQNLSSLRILDLSQNKLQNVTGETFSGLASLEILKLSNNLLSNLTCDTFHNLSHLTELHLEWNRIAHLDDGIFSTLTNLSVLNLQGNLLTSFSDKAMGSEPTNLRVLNLKGNRLTELSFLRNLSSLTDLMLSGNQLSSITDNLFRRLTALENLDLSDNQLTSLPEGIFKNLLSIKVINLHNNNLTEVDAKLFEDQIFVERLYLSDNKLETLPLGLLDHFITQHIVRLHGNPWRCDCQLWYLHDWLLDNGQNVEMLDMMACESPYFLRKRTVVSIPRDQLVCLLAEDQTPDLNSCSLQIVNNTMIIRCKVEKCSPATVKVLVQEENGGVREHILRNASTNSQCSKDSLKEGTID, encoded by the coding sequence ATGGACAAACAGTTGGGTCAGACTCTCCTTCTGGTGCTGCTTCTCTGCcagataggcaccagcgacTGGCAGAACGTTTGTCCGTACAAATGCCATTGCTTCACTCCTCTTCAAGTGCTGTGTGCTGAAGAGAGGATGTCCTCTTTCCCtaggaacatttccagacaggtcagagaggtTATTATAATGACATCCTCTGTGTCGTACCTTTTCTCCCACTCACTGATGGAGAGCCCACAGCTCACAAGGCTCATTTTCTTAAACAACGCTCTGAGAAGCATCCACTTGAACGCGTTCGAGCTTCTGACCGAGCTGCAGGAGCTGGAACTCAGCGGGAATCCCCCGCTGGATCATCTCTTACCGGGGACCTTCTCAAAGCAGGAGAAATTAACTAAGCTGCTACTCAACTATAATAGCTTTAAGACAGTACGTCCGGGGATGTTTGATTCTCTGAAACAGCTAGAAGTTCTGCAGATGAAGAGCAACATCTTGTCAGATCTAcctccgtttcttttccagaacCTCAGCTCACTGCGCATCCTGGATCTCTCTCAAAACAAACTTCAAAATGTCACAGGAGAGACCTTTTCTGGTCTGGCTAGTTTGGAGATTCTCAAGTTGAGCAACAACCTCCTCAGCAACCTTACATGTGACACGTTCCACAACCTTTCACACCTCACCGAGCTCCACTTAGAGTGGAACAGGATAGCACATCTTGATGACGGCATCTTCTCTACGTTGACTAATCTGAGCGTGCTGAACCTCCAGGGGAACCTCCTGACATCCTTCAGCGATAAAGCGATGGGATCAGAGCCAACGAATCTGAGGGTGCTGAATCTGAAAGGCAACCGACTGACTGAGCTGTCCTTCCTGAGAAATCTGAGCTCACTGACAGACCTCATGTTGTCAGGTAACCAGCTTTCCAGCATCACGGACAACCTTTTCAGAAGATTAACCGCCCTAGAGAACCTGGACCTGTCTGACAATCAGCTCACCTCTCTGCCTGAAGGGATCTTTAAAAATCTGTTGAGCATCAAGGTGATCAACCTCCACAATAACAACCTGACCGAGGTGGACGCCAAACTCTTTGAGGACCAGATTTTTGTTGAGCGGCTCTATCTGTCTGACAACAAACTGGAGACACTCCCACTGGGTCTCTTGGACCATTTTATCACGCAGCACATTGTGAGGCTTCATGGAAACCCATGGAGATGCGACTGCCAGCTGTGGTACCTTCACGACTGGCTGCTGGACAACGGTCAGAACGTGGAGATGTTGGACATGATGGCCTGTGAGAGCCCGTACTTTTTGAGAAAACGAACTGTGGTTTCCATCCCCAGGGATCAGCTGGTCTGTCTCCTGGCTGAGGACCAGACGCCTGATCTGAACTCCTGCAGCCTGCAAATAGTTAACAACACCATGATCATCAGGTGCAAAGTGGAAAAATGCTCCCCGGCGACGGTTAAAGTGCTGGTTCAAGAGGAAAATGGTGGAGTCAGGGAGCACATTTTGAGAAATGCGTCTACAAATTCTCAATGCAGCAAGGATTCACTGAAAGAGGGCACCATCGATTAG
- the cldn1 gene encoding claudin-1: MANSGVQLLGFTLAFLGFIGAIASTIMVEWKASSYAGDNIITAQAMYEGLWKTCASQSTGQIQCKVYDSLLQLPGIVQGTRGLMLSSVMLSFIAIMVTTVGMKCTTCMAEQPEQKDKVALAGGVIFIIAGLIALAGTSWYGHRIAQDFYDPFTPTNSRYEFGAALYVGWAAASLSLIGGGFLCCHCPGNSSSAKAPHYPPSNSGRGRDYV; encoded by the exons ATGGCAAATAGTGGAGTCCAGCTTCTTGGCTTCACACTGGCCTTCCTCGGCTTCATTGGAGCAATAGCATCCACGATTATGGTGGAGTGGAAAGCTTCGTCGTATGCGGGGGACAACATCATCACAGCTCAAGCGATGTATGAGGGTCTTTGGAAAACCTGTGCATCGCAGAGCACCGGGCAGATTCAGTGTAAAGTCTAtgattccctccttcagctACCAG GGATTGTCCAGGGAACTCGGGGACTCATGTTGTCCTCCGTCATGCTCTCTTTCATTGCCATAATGGTGACGACGGTGGGAATGAAGTGCACCACCTGTATGGCAGAACAACCCGAGCAGAAGGACAAGGTGGCTCTGGCTGGAGGGGTTATTTTCATTATAGCTG GTCTGATCGCTCTGGCTGGAACATCCTGGTATGGTCACAGAATAGCCCAGGACTTCTACGATCCATTCACCCCCACTAATTCCAG GTATGAATTCGGGGCGGCCTTGTATGTCGGATGGGCAGCAGCCAGTCTGTCCCTTATAGGTGGGGGCTTCCTTTGCTGCCACTGTCCAGGGAACAGCAGCTCCGCGAAAGCCCCCCACTACCCACCATCCAACTCTGGACGAGGCAGGGACTACGTGTAG